A genomic window from Xenorhabdus cabanillasii includes:
- a CDS encoding AEC family transporter, with the protein MFFEVMFRVFLLVFITLIGFVIGKVLNLKTKDISSLLIYIISPVVIFISIIQSPSDLTYFSYSIASFLTASLSAFMAYLVGKILWDCNKSNLFGFAGGTGNTGYFALPIAFAIFNSNQIAITIFIIIGINLYEFTVGYFITAKGNLSTRECLIKIIKLPIIYSAILGVFFKSSEITLNPILISTLENFKGAYSVLGMMVIGITLSSFYKIKIDWKFSFFSLLWKHMIYPVVGISFFYYIIDVPNNLLTVIALMLATPMAGNVVVIASNLNLHPEKAAFSVMLSTILAIITVPISIIIFSNFTS; encoded by the coding sequence ATGTTTTTTGAAGTTATGTTTAGAGTATTTTTATTAGTATTCATCACATTAATAGGTTTTGTTATTGGCAAGGTGTTAAATTTAAAAACAAAAGATATATCATCATTATTAATATATATTATATCCCCTGTTGTTATTTTTATCTCAATAATACAATCACCCTCAGACTTAACTTATTTCTCATATTCAATCGCAAGTTTTTTGACAGCGTCACTTTCTGCATTCATGGCTTATTTAGTAGGAAAAATTTTATGGGACTGCAATAAATCAAATCTATTTGGATTCGCAGGCGGAACAGGTAACACTGGCTATTTTGCATTACCGATAGCCTTTGCTATTTTTAACTCTAATCAAATAGCTATTACCATTTTTATCATTATAGGCATCAATCTATATGAATTTACAGTGGGCTATTTTATTACCGCCAAAGGTAATTTATCCACAAGAGAATGCCTAATAAAAATCATTAAATTACCAATCATTTACTCTGCAATATTAGGCGTGTTTTTTAAAAGTAGTGAGATCACATTAAATCCAATACTCATTTCTACACTAGAAAATTTCAAAGGTGCTTATAGCGTTCTTGGCATGATGGTTATTGGGATTACTCTATCTTCTTTTTATAAGATAAAGATTGATTGGAAATTTTCTTTCTTTTCATTGTTATGGAAACATATGATATATCCTGTTGTTGGTATATCCTTTTTTTATTATATAATTGATGTCCCTAATAACTTACTAACTGTAATAGCATTAATGTTAGCCACACCTATGGCCGGTAATGTAGTTGTTATTGCAAGCAACCTTAATTTACATCCTGAAAAAGCAGCTTTTTCAGTAATGTTGAGTACAATACTTGCCATTATTACTGTACCAATTTCCATCATCATATTTAGCAATTTCACTAGTTGA
- a CDS encoding TauD/TfdA family dioxygenase — MKIVIPNEAYELWQEELYGVTRNVTGINKEIIIKSKEIAEKFLPDIKELRNEINYGKGYVQFSNIPIDKAIPSVPTDGTVSKEKGIISELSILGVSNALGFNPFSYKEEKDGALVHEIVPVKSKENVPSNNGTVEFDYHTDAAYLNRYIRPHTLSLVCLTDKYKTGTRLASLSEALEKISKDEIDILMSKLYIHTAPATFNVNFEKTKTSVLDRIDGIYEMKVAFHNTTGINEKAQKALSSLHDAIDSVVFTHEWQPGNLIIFNNLRCVHGRGEVKGERWLQRCYGSSIIPTATVLELTC; from the coding sequence ATGAAAATCGTCATACCTAATGAAGCATACGAATTATGGCAAGAGGAACTTTACGGAGTAACCAGAAACGTAACAGGTATTAATAAAGAGATAATTATTAAGAGTAAAGAAATAGCTGAAAAATTTTTACCTGACATTAAAGAACTTCGTAATGAAATTAATTACGGGAAAGGATATGTCCAGTTCTCTAACATCCCTATAGATAAAGCCATACCTTCCGTTCCAACTGATGGAACGGTCTCTAAAGAAAAAGGAATTATCTCAGAGCTTAGTATTCTCGGAGTAAGTAACGCACTAGGATTCAATCCATTCTCATATAAGGAAGAAAAAGATGGAGCCCTTGTCCACGAAATTGTTCCTGTTAAATCCAAAGAAAATGTACCATCGAATAATGGAACAGTAGAGTTTGATTATCATACTGATGCAGCTTACTTAAATAGATATATTAGACCACATACTCTATCATTAGTATGTTTGACTGATAAATATAAAACAGGAACAAGATTAGCATCACTTAGCGAAGCCTTGGAAAAAATCTCAAAAGATGAAATAGATATATTAATGAGTAAATTATATATTCATACTGCTCCTGCTACATTTAATGTTAACTTTGAAAAAACAAAAACATCTGTACTAGATCGTATTGATGGAATTTATGAAATGAAAGTAGCATTCCATAATACAACAGGTATAAATGAAAAAGCCCAAAAAGCCTTATCTAGCTTACATGATGCCATTGATAGTGTCGTTTTTACTCATGAATGGCAACCTGGAAATCTTATTATATTCAATAATTTAAGATGCGTACATGGTAGGGGAGAAGTGAAAGGTGAACGCTGGCTTCAGCGGTGTTATGGTTCATCCATAATTCCAACAGCTACTGTACTGGAATTAACATGTTAA
- the aspA gene encoding aspartate ammonia-lyase: MSNNIRIEEDLLGKREVPAEAYYGIHTLRAIENFYISDRSINDVPEFIRGMVMVKKAAALANKELHTIPGKVANIIVKACDELLNTGKCMDQFPVDVFQGGAGTSLNMNTNEVLANIGLELMGHQKGEYEYLNPNDHLNRSQSTNDAYPTGFRIAVYNSIIQLIDSIELLKAGFDKKGIEFDDILKMGRTQLQDAVPMTLGQEFRAFSMLLKEETKNITRTAELLLEVNLGATAIGTGLNTAPGYQKLVVEKLAEVTGLPCVPAEDLIEATSDCGAYVMVHGALKRLAVKMSKICNDLRLLSSGPRAGLNEINLPELQAGSSIMPAKVNPVVPEVVNQVCFKVIGNDTCITMAAEAGQLQLNVMEPAIGQAMFESITILSNACRNLVEKCVNGITANKDVCESFVFNSIGIVTYLNPFIGHHNGDIVGKICAETGKSVREVVLERGLLTEAQLDDIFSVENLKHPTYKAKRFDD, encoded by the coding sequence ATGTCAAACAACATTCGTATCGAAGAAGACCTGTTAGGTAAACGTGAAGTCCCTGCTGAAGCCTATTACGGTATTCACACTCTACGTGCGATTGAAAACTTCTATATCAGTGACCGCTCCATCAACGACGTACCTGAATTCATCCGTGGCATGGTAATGGTGAAAAAAGCAGCAGCACTGGCAAACAAAGAGCTCCATACTATTCCCGGTAAAGTTGCAAATATCATTGTCAAAGCCTGTGATGAGCTGCTCAACACGGGTAAATGTATGGATCAGTTCCCGGTTGACGTTTTTCAGGGCGGTGCAGGCACCTCACTAAATATGAATACGAATGAGGTGTTGGCAAATATCGGTCTTGAACTGATGGGACACCAGAAAGGTGAATATGAGTACCTGAACCCCAATGATCATCTGAACAGAAGCCAGTCAACCAACGATGCTTATCCTACAGGGTTCCGTATTGCTGTCTACAACTCAATCATACAGTTGATCGATTCTATTGAATTATTAAAAGCAGGCTTTGACAAAAAAGGGATTGAATTCGACGACATCCTGAAAATGGGTCGTACTCAGCTGCAAGACGCTGTGCCGATGACTTTGGGTCAGGAGTTCCGTGCCTTCTCTATGTTATTGAAAGAAGAGACTAAAAATATCACCCGTACAGCGGAATTGCTATTGGAAGTCAACCTAGGAGCAACTGCTATCGGTACTGGCCTGAATACAGCACCCGGCTATCAGAAACTGGTTGTGGAAAAATTGGCAGAAGTCACTGGCCTGCCTTGTGTACCCGCAGAAGACCTGATTGAAGCAACTTCCGACTGTGGTGCTTATGTGATGGTTCACGGAGCACTGAAACGTCTGGCAGTAAAAATGTCCAAAATTTGTAACGATCTGCGTCTGCTCTCTTCCGGCCCACGCGCGGGTCTGAACGAAATCAATCTGCCAGAGTTGCAGGCTGGCTCTTCCATTATGCCAGCCAAAGTGAACCCGGTGGTGCCAGAAGTTGTTAACCAGGTTTGTTTCAAAGTTATTGGCAATGATACCTGCATCACCATGGCCGCAGAAGCAGGTCAATTACAATTGAACGTGATGGAGCCAGCAATTGGTCAGGCAATGTTTGAATCCATTACGATCCTGAGCAATGCGTGCCGCAATCTGGTTGAAAAATGTGTTAATGGTATTACGGCCAATAAAGATGTATGCGAAAGCTTTGTCTTTAACTCTATCGGTATCGTAACCTATCTGAATCCATTCATCGGTCACCATAATGGCGATATCGTAGGTAAGATCTGTGCAGAAACGGGTAAAAGTGTCCGGGAAGTCGTTCTGGAGCGTGGCCTGCTGACAGAAGCGCAATTAGATGATATTTTCTCTGTTGAGAACCTAAAACATCCGACTTATAAAGCAAAACGTTTTGATGACTGA
- a CDS encoding FxsA family protein, with the protein MRWLPLILICLLVYIESVLFVRIASEVGVLLTLLLVVLTSCVGVSLVRNQGIKNFMTMQQKIATGESPAAEAVKSVSLVIAGFLLILPGFFTDFLGLLLLLSPVQKLLAAKLLPHITFYRPNVRGGYGQDDGHGQTFEGEYQRKQDDASYTITRDNQKNDDQKRHDDSYNKK; encoded by the coding sequence GTGCGCTGGCTCCCACTTATCCTGATATGCCTGCTGGTTTATATTGAATCAGTTCTGTTCGTCCGCATTGCTTCTGAAGTCGGGGTCTTGCTAACCCTGTTATTGGTAGTTCTGACTTCTTGTGTTGGTGTTTCCCTTGTCCGTAATCAGGGAATCAAAAATTTTATGACGATGCAGCAGAAAATTGCTACCGGAGAAAGCCCTGCGGCAGAAGCCGTTAAAAGTGTCTCTTTAGTGATAGCGGGATTCCTGTTAATACTCCCTGGCTTTTTTACCGATTTTCTTGGGTTATTGCTGCTGCTGTCTCCGGTACAAAAATTACTGGCAGCAAAATTGCTGCCACATATTACCTTTTATCGCCCGAATGTCCGTGGAGGATATGGTCAGGATGATGGTCATGGGCAAACATTTGAAGGAGAGTATCAGCGCAAGCAAGATGATGCCTCCTATACTATTACTCGTGATAATCAAAAAAATGATGATCAAAAACGTCATGATGATAGTTACAACAAGAAGTAA
- a CDS encoding co-chaperone GroES, with product MKIRPLHDRVIVKRTEVESKSAGGIVLTGSAAGKSTRGEILAVGNGRILENGDVKALDVKVGDTVIFNEGYGVKTEKIDNEEVLIMSESDILAIVEA from the coding sequence ATGAAAATTCGTCCATTACATGACCGCGTTATCGTTAAGCGTACAGAAGTTGAATCAAAATCTGCTGGCGGAATTGTTCTGACGGGCTCTGCTGCGGGCAAATCTACCCGTGGGGAAATTTTGGCAGTCGGCAATGGTCGCATCCTCGAAAATGGGGACGTGAAGGCGCTGGACGTAAAAGTGGGTGATACCGTCATTTTTAATGAAGGTTACGGCGTTAAAACAGAAAAGATCGATAACGAAGAAGTGTTGATCATGTCTGAAAGCGACATTCTGGCAATTGTTGAAGCGTAA
- the groL gene encoding chaperonin GroEL (60 kDa chaperone family; promotes refolding of misfolded polypeptides especially under stressful conditions; forms two stacked rings of heptamers to form a barrel-shaped 14mer; ends can be capped by GroES; misfolded proteins enter the barrel where they are refolded when GroES binds) encodes MAAKDVKFGNDARSKMLRGVNVLADAVKVTLGPKGRNVILDKSFGAPVITKDGVSVAREIELEDKFENMGAQMVKEVASKANDAAGDGTTTATVLAQAIVTEGLKAVAAGMNPMDLKRGIDKAVISAVEELKKLSVPCSDSTSIAQVGTISANSDETVGKLIAEAMDKVGKEGVITVEEGTGLEDELDVVEGMQFDRGYLSPYFINKPEAGSVELENPYILLVDKKVSNIRELLPVLEGVAKASKPLVIIAEDVEGEALATLVVNNMRGIVKVAAVKAPGFGDRRKAMLQDIAILTNGTVISEEIGLELEKATLEDLGQAKRVVISKDTTTIIDGVGEASAIEARVSQIRQQIEESTSDYDREKLQERVAKLAGGVAVIKVGAATEVEMKEKRARVDDALHATRAAVEEGVVAGGGVALVRAAAAIADLVGDNEDQNVGIRVALRAMEAPMRQIVDNAGEESSVVVNNVKAGQGNHGYNAATEQYGDMIEMGILDPTKVTRSALQFAASIAGLMITTEAMITDLPKDDKADLGAAGGMGGMGGMGGMM; translated from the coding sequence ATGGCAGCTAAAGACGTAAAATTTGGTAATGATGCTCGCAGCAAAATGTTGCGTGGTGTGAATGTACTGGCTGATGCAGTTAAAGTGACTTTGGGTCCTAAAGGCCGTAATGTTATTTTGGATAAATCTTTTGGTGCACCTGTAATTACTAAAGATGGTGTTTCTGTAGCACGTGAAATCGAATTAGAAGACAAGTTCGAGAATATGGGTGCACAGATGGTTAAAGAAGTTGCCTCTAAAGCTAATGATGCAGCAGGCGACGGTACAACCACTGCAACTGTACTGGCTCAAGCGATCGTCACTGAAGGTCTGAAAGCAGTTGCTGCTGGCATGAACCCAATGGATCTGAAACGTGGTATCGATAAAGCAGTAATTTCTGCGGTTGAAGAGCTGAAGAAACTGTCCGTACCTTGCTCTGATTCCACTTCCATTGCACAGGTTGGTACAATCTCTGCAAACTCCGACGAAACCGTAGGTAAACTGATCGCAGAAGCGATGGATAAAGTCGGTAAAGAAGGTGTAATCACCGTTGAAGAAGGTACTGGTCTGGAAGACGAACTGGACGTTGTTGAAGGTATGCAGTTTGATCGTGGTTACCTCTCTCCTTATTTCATCAACAAACCAGAAGCAGGTTCTGTTGAGCTGGAAAACCCATACATCCTGCTGGTAGACAAAAAAGTTTCTAATATCCGTGAACTGCTGCCAGTTCTGGAAGGTGTAGCTAAGGCGAGCAAGCCTCTGGTTATCATCGCTGAAGATGTTGAAGGCGAAGCGCTGGCTACTCTGGTTGTGAACAACATGCGTGGTATCGTGAAAGTTGCAGCGGTTAAAGCACCAGGTTTCGGTGATCGCCGTAAAGCAATGCTACAGGATATCGCTATTCTGACTAACGGTACTGTGATTTCTGAAGAGATTGGTCTGGAGCTGGAAAAAGCAACTCTGGAAGATCTGGGTCAGGCAAAACGTGTCGTTATCAGCAAAGACACGACTACTATCATTGATGGCGTAGGTGAAGCTAGCGCAATTGAAGCGCGTGTTAGTCAAATCCGTCAGCAAATCGAAGAGTCAACTTCTGACTATGACCGTGAAAAACTGCAGGAGCGCGTAGCGAAACTGGCAGGCGGTGTTGCTGTGATCAAAGTTGGTGCAGCAACTGAAGTTGAAATGAAAGAAAAACGTGCTCGTGTTGACGATGCCTTGCATGCAACTCGCGCAGCAGTAGAAGAAGGTGTTGTTGCTGGTGGTGGTGTTGCTCTGGTTCGCGCAGCGGCAGCTATCGCAGATCTGGTTGGAGACAACGAAGATCAGAACGTAGGTATCCGTGTTGCACTGCGTGCAATGGAAGCGCCAATGCGTCAGATCGTAGACAACGCAGGTGAAGAGTCATCTGTTGTTGTGAACAACGTGAAAGCAGGTCAGGGCAACCACGGTTATAACGCTGCAACTGAACAGTACGGCGACATGATCGAAATGGGTATTCTGGATCCAACTAAAGTAACGCGTTCTGCACTGCAATTCGCAGCTTCTATTGCTGGTCTGATGATCACCACTGAAGCGATGATCACTGATCTGCCAAAAGATGACAAAGCAGACTTAGGCGCAGCTGGTGGCATGGGCGGTATGGGTGGAATGGGCGGCATGATGTAG
- a CDS encoding DUF4156 domain-containing protein: MRIKILLGLSVLLLAGCTTNNQLTSAGSNVRFVDTQPGSECQRLGEVTGTQSNWFNGVGNESSSMRGAANDLRNKAAAMGGNVIYGANSPSENLLGSFVPLDSKMVGQVYKCP, from the coding sequence ATGCGAATTAAAATTTTGCTCGGATTGTCAGTATTGCTACTGGCTGGTTGTACAACGAATAATCAATTAACTTCCGCGGGCTCTAATGTACGTTTTGTCGATACTCAGCCGGGTAGCGAATGTCAGCGATTAGGTGAAGTGACTGGTACTCAAAGCAACTGGTTCAATGGGGTTGGTAATGAGAGCAGTTCTATGCGTGGTGCAGCTAATGATTTACGTAATAAAGCGGCTGCAATGGGGGGAAATGTCATTTATGGTGCAAATAGCCCATCAGAAAATCTGTTAGGTAGCTTTGTTCCCCTTGATAGCAAAATGGTTGGACAAGTCTATAAATGTCCCTAG
- the epmB gene encoding EF-P beta-lysylation protein EpmB, which yields MAHIITQTHPAREVWLQQLTDVITDPNELLQLLSLSTHAILKEGNEARRLFPLRVPRAFVSRMKKGDPRDPLLLQVLTAREEFDIPAGFSTDPLDEQHPVVPGLLHKYRNRALLLVKGGCAVNCRYCFRRHFPYEDNKGNKNNWHAALNYIEQHTELNEIIFSGGDPLMAKDHELDWLITHLESIPHIKRLRIHTRLPVVIPDRITLSLCNRLAQSDLQVIMVTHINHANEIDDAFHNSMMRLKQAGVTLLNQSVILRDVNDNADTLADLSNALFDAGILPYYIHVLDKVQGAAHFLVTDEEAKSIMRELLAKVSGYLVPRLIREIGGEPSKTPLDLGFGQH from the coding sequence ATGGCACACATTATAACCCAAACTCACCCTGCCAGAGAAGTCTGGCTACAACAACTTACGGATGTTATCACTGATCCCAATGAGTTGTTGCAATTGTTGTCCCTGAGCACGCACGCCATATTGAAAGAAGGCAATGAGGCGCGGCGCTTATTTCCTTTACGTGTGCCAAGAGCATTTGTATCACGAATGAAAAAAGGCGATCCGCGGGATCCCTTATTACTACAGGTTCTTACTGCACGAGAAGAGTTTGATATTCCAGCTGGTTTTTCCACTGATCCATTAGATGAACAACATCCAGTGGTTCCCGGATTGCTGCATAAGTATCGCAACCGTGCTTTATTACTGGTCAAAGGAGGCTGCGCGGTAAATTGCCGTTATTGCTTCCGACGCCATTTCCCTTATGAAGATAATAAAGGTAATAAAAACAACTGGCATGCAGCACTTAATTATATTGAACAGCATACTGAGCTGAATGAAATCATCTTTTCCGGTGGTGACCCGCTTATGGCGAAAGATCATGAACTGGATTGGCTAATTACTCATCTTGAATCCATCCCGCATATTAAACGGTTACGTATTCATACCCGCTTACCTGTCGTCATCCCCGACAGGATTACTCTTTCATTATGTAACCGTTTGGCACAATCAGATTTGCAAGTGATTATGGTAACCCATATTAACCATGCAAATGAAATTGATGATGCTTTTCACAATAGCATGATGCGATTGAAACAAGCGGGAGTAACACTGTTGAATCAAAGCGTTATATTGCGTGATGTAAATGACAATGCCGATACTCTGGCAGACTTAAGTAATGCGTTATTTGATGCGGGGATCTTACCTTACTACATCCATGTGCTGGATAAAGTTCAGGGAGCTGCACATTTTCTTGTCACTGATGAAGAAGCAAAATCCATTATGAGGGAGCTATTGGCTAAAGTCTCCGGCTATTTGGTTCCGCGTCTGATAAGGGAAATCGGTGGCGAACCGAGTAAAACACCACTGGATTTAGGCTTCGGGCAGCACTAA
- the efp gene encoding elongation factor P yields MATYSTNEFRSGLKIMLDGEPCAILDSEFVKPGKGQAFARVRIRKLISGKLLEKTFKSTDSVESADVMDMNLTYLYNDGEFWHFMNNETFEQLAADVKAVGDNEKWLIDQAECILTLWNGRPIAVTPPNFVELEVVDTDPGLKGDTAGTGGKPATLSTGAVVKVPLFVQIGEVIKVDTRSNEYVSRVK; encoded by the coding sequence ATGGCTACTTATAGTACCAATGAATTCCGTTCAGGTCTTAAAATCATGTTAGATGGCGAGCCGTGCGCTATCCTTGACAGTGAGTTTGTTAAACCTGGTAAAGGGCAGGCATTTGCCCGCGTCCGTATTCGTAAGTTGATTTCTGGTAAATTGCTGGAAAAAACTTTTAAATCAACAGACTCTGTTGAAAGCGCAGATGTTATGGATATGAACCTGACTTATCTGTACAACGATGGTGAATTCTGGCATTTCATGAACAATGAGACTTTTGAGCAGTTAGCTGCTGATGTGAAAGCCGTTGGTGATAATGAAAAATGGCTGATCGATCAGGCAGAATGTATTCTGACTCTGTGGAATGGCCGTCCTATCGCTGTTACTCCACCAAACTTTGTTGAACTGGAAGTTGTTGACACTGATCCGGGCCTGAAAGGTGATACCGCAGGTACTGGTGGTAAACCAGCAACTCTGAGCACTGGCGCAGTAGTGAAAGTACCTCTGTTTGTACAGATCGGTGAAGTCATTAAAGTTGATACCCGCTCTAACGAATACGTTTCTCGCGTGAAATAA